From the Chryseobacterium fluminis genome, the window TTAATAAAAATATGAAAATTGGATCTCATTATGCCTGAATTGGATCTGAAAACACCTCTGATATTTAATTCTCTAATCTACAGGCAGACTTTCGTGGCTTAAAATTTGTGTTAATGTAGGACACCAAAAAAAAAAATATATGCCTTACATTACAAAAGAAACCGAAAAAAAAGTTCAGATTTATTATGAAGATTTCGGAACCGGCCAGCCCATTATTTTAGTCCACGGATGGCCTCTGAGCGGAAAATCGTGGGAACTTCAGATTCCGGTACTTCTAAACCTGGGTTACCGGGTGATTACGTATGACAGAAGGGGGTTCGGAAAATCTACCCCTACTGCAGACGGTTATGATTACAACAGCCTGGCAGCAGATTTACATGATCTCATCACGCAGCTGGAACTTAAGAATGCTATTCTTTTCGGCTTTTCCATGGGAGGAGGTGAAGTTGTACGTTACCTGACCAATTACGGTTCTGAAAACATTGATAAAGTTGCTTTGATTTCATCCATCATTCCTTTAGTAAAGAAAAAAGATGACAATCCTGAAGGTGTCCCGCAGGAAAAACTGGATACGATTCTGGAAAGCCTGAAAAAAGAAAGAGTCACTTTTTTAGAATCTTTTCATAAAGACTTTTACAATTACGGTTTTTTAAGCCAGCCTGTAAGCCAGAAACAATTGGATTTTGACTGGAGTATTTCTTCCAATGCCAATGCCATTGCCACTGTAAAATGTGCAGAGAGCTGGGCTGATACCGACTTTCGTCAGGAGCTGAAAAATGTGAATGTGAAGACCCTGATCGTTCACGGCGACAAGGATAATATTGTTCCCATTGAAACAGCCGGAAAGCAGGCAGCAGAAGGAATTGCAGATAACAGATTTATTATTGTCGAAGGTGGGCCGCACGGATTAAACGTCACTCATCCGGATCAGCTGAATGCTGCACTGTCCGAGTTTCTGACCACAACATAGTTGTTTCATTATCTATAAAAAAGCCGCAATAGAAATTTATTGCGGCTTTTCTGTATTGAATTAGCAATTGGCTAGAAAATATAATCTGTACTCAAAAAATTAGAGTCATGATCTCTTACAATCGTATTCAGTAATTCTTTATTGGAATCTGTAATTTTAGCAGCTACCAAAGAACGGATTGAAAATGAGCGAAGGGCGTCAAAAACAGACAAGGTTCCCTCGGCACTGTCTTTTCTTCCGGTAAACGGAAATACGTCCGGACCTCTCTGCGCCTGGCAGTTGATATTGACACGACTTACCAGATTCACAAATGCATCGATTAATTTGGAAACTTCCTGAGCATCTTCACTGAAAATACTCACCTGCATTCCATGGTCTGCATTCACCTGATAGTTAATAGGCTCGTCAATATTTTCAAAAGGCACTACAGGAATCACCGGACCGAACTGCTCCTCGTGATACAGCTTCATATCACTATTCACAGGAAATACAACGGCAGGGAACACGAAAGAAGCTTCATTATAGCCCCCATTTTCATTAAGGACCTTTGCCCCCTTTGATAGAGCATCATCAATACATCCTTTCAGGTAAGGTGGTTTATTTACTTCAGGAAGCGGAGTTATTTTCACATCTTTTTCCCACGGAAGACCGGCTTTCAGAGCCGAAACGGCGTGCGTCAGCTTATGAATAAATTCTTCCGCCACTTCTTTTTGTACAAAGATCAGTTTCAACGCTGTGCATCGCTGCCCGTTAAAAGAAAGAGATCCCAGAATACATTCGCTTACCGCAACATCCAGATCTGCATGTTTAGTAA encodes:
- a CDS encoding alpha/beta fold hydrolase; translated protein: MPYITKETEKKVQIYYEDFGTGQPIILVHGWPLSGKSWELQIPVLLNLGYRVITYDRRGFGKSTPTADGYDYNSLAADLHDLITQLELKNAILFGFSMGGGEVVRYLTNYGSENIDKVALISSIIPLVKKKDDNPEGVPQEKLDTILESLKKERVTFLESFHKDFYNYGFLSQPVSQKQLDFDWSISSNANAIATVKCAESWADTDFRQELKNVNVKTLIVHGDKDNIVPIETAGKQAAEGIADNRFIIVEGGPHGLNVTHPDQLNAALSEFLTTT